A DNA window from Canis lupus familiaris isolate Mischka breed German Shepherd chromosome 10, alternate assembly UU_Cfam_GSD_1.0, whole genome shotgun sequence contains the following coding sequences:
- the ATXN7L3B gene encoding ataxin-7-like protein 3B, with translation MEDVSLAELDTKQLEALAQEIYVDLIEDSCLGFCFEVHRAVKCGYFYLEFADAGGVKDFGLPPVEDAGARRLPLCALPAEPGSGPEQPLQRAPPDFQ, from the coding sequence ATGGAGGACGTGTCGCTGGCCGAGCTGGACACCAAGCAGCTGGAGGCGCTCGCCCAGGAGATCTACGTGGACCTCATCGAGGACTCGTGCCTGGGCTTCTGCTTCGAGGTGCACCGGGCCGTCAAGTGCGGCTACTTCTACCTGGAGTTCGCGGACGCGGGCGGCGTGAAGGACTTCGGGCTGCCGCCCGTGGAGGACGCGGGCGCCCGCCGCCTGCCGCTGTGCGCCCTCCCCGCCGAGCCGGGCAGCGGCCCCGAGCAGCCGCTGCAGCGCGCGCCCCCGGACTTCCAGTAG